Proteins from a single region of Chryseobacterium sp. T16E-39:
- the ruvA gene encoding Holliday junction branch migration protein RuvA — protein sequence MIFSLQGIVQELTPTYAVINVNGVGYYTGISLMTSQTLKLNQETFLFIQQIIREDAHLLFGFNSRLEKEMFNLLISVNGVGAVSALILLSTLSLDEIASAILSSNSALIQKAKGIGTKTAERIIVDLKDKVQKFSNPEENISTVANNKIKEESLSALEVLGIPKRMSEKIADRMIKQNPSISVEELVKQILKNL from the coding sequence ATGATATTTTCTTTACAAGGCATTGTTCAAGAACTTACGCCAACTTATGCAGTAATCAACGTCAATGGAGTTGGTTATTATACAGGCATTAGTTTAATGACCTCACAGACTCTGAAGCTCAATCAGGAGACTTTTCTATTTATTCAACAGATTATTCGGGAAGATGCACATTTGCTGTTCGGCTTTAACAGTCGTTTGGAAAAAGAGATGTTCAATCTGTTAATAAGTGTTAATGGAGTAGGTGCCGTATCTGCCCTTATTTTGTTGTCAACATTAAGCCTCGATGAGATCGCTTCAGCGATCCTTTCAAGCAATAGTGCACTCATCCAAAAAGCCAAAGGAATTGGTACTAAAACGGCAGAAAGAATCATTGTGGATTTGAAGGATAAAGTCCAAAAATTCAGCAACCCCGAAGAAAATATTTCTACGGTTGCGAATAATAAAATCAAGGAGGAATCGTTATCTGCATTAGAAGTTTTAGGAATTCCTAAACGCATGAGCGAGAAGATTGCAGATCGTATGATAAAACAAAATCCAAGTATTTCAGTGGAAGAATTGGTAAAACAAATTTTAAAAAACCTTTAA